Below is a window of Stappia sp. DNA.
TGTGCGAGGGCGATCCGTTCTTCTACGGCTCCTTCATGTATCTCTTCGAGCGGCTGGGCGGACGGTTTCGAGCCGAGATCGTCCCCGGCGTCACCTCGCTGACGGCCTGCGCGGCGCGGCTCGCCCGGCCTTTGACGGCGCGCAACGACGTGCTCACGGTGCTGCCGGGGCCGCTGCCCGACGCCGACCTGCGCGCCCGCATCGGGGCGGCGCAGGCGGTGGCGATCATGAAGGTCGGCCGCCATCTCGAAAGGCTCAGGCGGCTGATCGCCGACATGGGGCTTCTGGCCCATGCCGGCTACGTGGAGCGCGCGACGCTCGACAGCGAGCGCGTCGCGCCGCTTGCCGAGGTGAGCGCCGACGCCGCGCCATATTTTTCCATGATCCTCATCTACAAGGGAGACGAAGCGTGGATGCTTCCCCCGCAGTCCTCGTCCTGACACCGGCCGCCGAGGAAACGGCCCGACGCATCGCCAAGGCGATGCCCGGCGCCACGCTGCACGGCCTTGCCCATCGCGTGCCCGGGCTCGACGTCGCCTTCGCCGAGACGCTCAGCCACATCCGCGCGCTCTATCAGGCGGGCACGCCGATTGTCGGCGTTTGCGCGTCGGGCATTCTCATTCGCGCGCTCGCCGCCGTGATCGAGGACAAGCGTCAGGAACCGCCGGTGCTCGCCGTCTCGGAGGACGGCGCCAGTGTCGTGCCGCTGCTCGGCGGCCATCGCGGCGCGAATTCCCTGGCCCGTCAGATCGCCGAGGTGCTGGAGGGGCACGCGGCGGTCACCACCGCCGGCGACACGGCGCTTGGCGTCGCGCTCGACGCGCCGCCAGCCGGCTGGTGGCTTGCCAATCTGGAGGATGCCAAGGGCGTCATGGCGCGGCTGCTCGCCGGCGAGCCGGTGCGTCTGGAGGGCGACGCGCCCTGGCTGTCGCGGGCGCGCCTGCCCGTGGCCGACGAGGCCGATCTGACGATCGCCGTGACCGAGACCCGCCGCGCGGGCGGTTCCGGCACGCTGGTCTATCACCCCAGGCGCCTGGCCCTCGGGGTCGGCTGCGCGCGCGGCTGTCCGGCCGAGGAATTGATCACACTGGTGCGCGACACGCTGGCCGACGCAAATGTCGCGGAAGGCGCCGTCGCGCTCGTCGCCACCCTCGATCTGAAGGCCGACGAGCCGGCGGTCCATGCGCTGGCCGAAACGCTCGGCGTGCCGGTGCGCGTCTTCCCGGCCGCGCGGCTGGAGGAAGAACGCCCGCGTCTGGCCAATCCCTCCGAGGTGGTCTTCGCCGAGGTCGGCTGTCACGGGGTCAGCGAGGGGGCAGCTCTTGCCGCCGCGGGACCGGACGGCGCGCTTCTGGTGGAAAAGCGAAAGTCCGCCAATGCCACGGTGGCGGTGGCCCGCGCTGCCGATCCGCTTTCGCCGACGGGGATCGGCCGCGCGCGCGGGCGCCTGTCGGTGATCGGCATCGGTCCCGGGCGCGACGACTGGCGCACGCCGCAGGCCTCGCGGCTGCTGGCGGAGGCCGACGAGGTGGTCGGCTATTCGCTCTACCTTGATCTCGTCGCGCCGCTCATTCAGGGCAAGTCACGTCATTCCTTTCCGCTCGGCGCGGAGGAAGAACGCGTGCGCTTCGCGCTGGAACGCGCGGGCGAGGGGCGCTCGGTGGCGCTCGTGTCCTCCGGCGATGCCGGCATCTACGCCATGGGCGCGCTCGTCTACGAACTGCTCGACCGGGCCGTGGGCGAGGGCGGCGTGTCGGATGCCGCGCGCCGCATCGAGGTGGTGAACGCGCCGGGCATCTCCGCGCTTCAGGCGGTCTCGGCGCTGATCGGCGCGCCCTTGGGGCACGATTTCTGCACCATCTCGCTGTCGGATCTTCTCACCCCCTGGGAGGCCATCGAGCAGCGCCTTGAGGCGGCGGCGCGGGGCGATTTCGTCATCGCCTTCTACAATCCGGTCTCGAAACGCCGGCGCACGCAACTGGCGGCGGCCCGCGAGATCCTGCTCGCCCACCGCCCGGCCGACACGCCCGTGGTGCTCGGCGTCAATCTCGGCCGGCCCGGCGAGAGCGTGCGGGTGACGACGCTCGAGGCGCTGACCGTGGACGAGGTCGACATGCTGACCACCGTGCTGGTCGGCTCCAGCGCCTCGCGGGCGGTCATGACAGGAGCGGGCACGCCCTTCGTCTACACCCCGCGCGGCTACGCCAAGAGGATCGAGGAAAAGCTATGACCGTCCATTTCATCGGCGCCGGACCGGGCGATCCGGACCTGATCACCGTGCGCGGGCTGAAGCTGATCCAGAGCTGCCCCGTGTGTCTCTATGCCGGGTCGCTGGTGCCCGAGGCGGTGGTCGCGGCGGCGCCCGAGGGCGCGCGCGTCGTCGACACGGCACCGCTGACGCTGGACGAGATCATGGCGGAGATCGTCGCGGCGCAGGAGAAGGGGCAGGACGTCGCCCGCGTGCATTCCGGCGATCCGTCCCTTTATGGCGCCATCGCCGAACAGATCCGGCGGCTGAAGGCGCTCGACATCCCCTTCGACGTGACGCCGGGCGTGCCGGCCTTCGCGGCCGCGGCCGCCGCTCTGGGGCGCGAACTCACCGTGCCGGAAATTGCCCAGACGGTGATCCTGACCCGCACGGCGATGAAGTCCTCCGCCATGCCGGAGGGCGAGGATCTGGAAACGCTCGGGCGCACCGGCGCGACGCTCGCCATTCACCTGTCGATCCGCAACCTGCGCGAGATCGAGCGCCAGCTCACCCCGCTCTACGGCGCCGATTGCCCGGTCGTCGTGGCCTATCGGGTGGGCTGGCCGGATCAGACGTTCCTTCACGGGACGCTCGCCGACATTCGCGAAAAGGTGCGCGAGGCAAAGCTCACCCGCACCGCGCTGATCTTCGTCGGCCGCGCGCTCGATCCGGATCAGGACTTCCGCGACAGCGCGCTCTACGACGCCGATCATGTCCATGTGCTGCGGCCGAAGCGCAAGGCGCCGGCCTGACGTCCACAGCCCCGGATTTGCATCGCGCACAGACGCTACTTAGGGTCTCCTCGTCATAAACCGACAAGGAGGTCTGTCATGTCGCCGGAAAATCCGCTGCTTGTGCGCGCCATCTCTCTGGGGGGAGACAAGGGCCGGATCACCGAGTTCTACGGGGAGTGGGCAAAGGATTACGACGCCGACATGATCGAGACCATCGGCTATGTCGGGCATGTCGTCACCGCCGAGGCCCTGGCCCCTCTGGTCTCGGACAAGGCGGAAATCCTGGACGCCGGCTGCGGCACCGGTCTCGTCGCGCTGGAGCTGAAGAAGCGCAACGCCACCCTGCAGATCGACGGTCTCGACCTGACGCAGGGCATGCTCGACGAGGCGGCCGAAACCGGCGCCTATCGCCGGCTGATGACGGGCGACCTCATGGGAAGGCTCGACATCCCCGACGACAGCTACGACGGGATCGTCAGCGCCGGCGTTTTCACCAATGGGCACGTCGGACCCGGCGGCCTCGACGAGGTGATCCGCATCGCCAGACCCGGTGCGCCCATCGTGCTCACGGTGCGCGATACGGCCTGGGAGGCGGACGGTTTCGACAGCTACATCTCGAAGCTGGACGCCGACGGGCGAATCCGCATCCGCGCGATCACGCACAGCCCCTATCACGGCAACGAGGGGATCTTTTGCCGGCTTTGCGTTCTGGAAGCTGCGTGAAACTTGCGGGCATTTGAAATCTCCGGTGGAACCCCCTAGGCTTGCGGCACACCAAGCCAGAAGGAGACACGCATGGAGACGGACAATCCGCTCTTGAAACGCGCCTATGCCCTTGGTGGCGATCGGAAGGAGATCCGCTCGCTCTACGCGGACTGGGCAGAAAGCTACGACACCGACACGCTTGACGGCATGGGCTATGTCGCGCCCGCTCTCGCGGCGAAGATGCTGGCGGAGCGTCTGGACGCCGCCGGGACCGTTCTCGACGCGGGCTGCGGCACCGGGCTCGTCGGTCTGGAACTGAGCCGGCAAGGCGACGTCGATGTGGACATCGACGGGGTGGATCTGAGCGCCGGCATGCTGGAGCAGGCCGAGGAAAAGCGCGTTTACCGCAAGCTCGCCGAGGCCGATCTCACCAAGCCGCTCGACATCGCCGACGACACCTATGACGGGGTGGTCAGCGTCGGCGTGTTCACCAGCGGCCATGTCGGCCCGCAGGCGATCGACGAACTGGCCCGCGTGGCGCGCCCCGGCGCCCCCGTGGTCGTCACCGTGCACGAGAAGGTCTGGGACAAGGACGGCTATGCCGACCATCTGGCGGCGATGGAGAAGGCCGGCCGGGTGAAGGTCCTGTCGACCGACGAGGCGCCCTACCACGAAAAGGCCGGCTACCGCTGCCGGCTGTGCGTGCTTCAGGCCGCCTGAGACCGATCTTTCTGGCCGGGCGGTTCACGCCCGGTCGATCACATGCCTGCCCCGATCCGGGCGATCTACGCCCGGTCGATCACATGCATGAATGAGCCCATGACGCGGCCGACCCGCAGGCCCATGTCGCCGAGGCGTTTGCCGCCCGCGTCCCGGACCTCGAACAGGCGTTGGCCGGCGCCTTCGAAGCGGGTCGTCGCGTAGTGGAACTCGTGGCCCGTGAGCGCCCCCCGCCAGGGCGCGCCGGCAAACGCGTGGAGCCGGCGGTAGCCGAGATGGCGCCGGCGCTCTGCGAAACTCGTCTCCAGCGGCAGCAGGCCCAGCATCGCATGCGCGGTGCCGTCGGCGTCGGTCAGGGCGTCGCCCAGCACCATGTAGCCGCCGCATTCGCCGTAGATCAGCGCGCCGCGTGCGGCCGCCGCGCGGACCCCTGAGACGAAGGCCGCCGCGCCGGCGATGCGTCCCGCATGGAGTTCGGGATAGCCGCCCGGCAGATAGATGGCGTCGCAGTCCGGGGCGGGCGCCTCGTCGGCGAGCGGCGAGAAGGGGAGGAGTTCCGCCCCTTGCGTCCGCCAGCCGTCGAGCAGATGCGGATAGGCGAAGGCAAAGGCCACGTCGTGGGCCACCGCGATGCGCTGTCCCGGGGGCGGGAGCGGGGCGGCCTCATCGGACCCCCGTGCGGGCCCGGCGCGCAAGGGACGGGCGAGCGCGCGCAGGCGGTCGAGGTCGCAGTGTGCGGCAAGTTTTTTCGCGGCGCCGTCGAGAAAGGCATCGAGATCGCCGTGCTCGCCGGCCTGAACCAGACCCAGATGCCGGTCGGGCCGGGCGAGGCCCGCGTCGCGCGGCAGGGCGCCGACGACGGGCATGTCGATCTCCGAAAGCGCGTCCGTGAGCATGGCGCGGTGGCGCGCGCTGCCCACCCGGTTGAGCAGCACGCCGGCGACGGTGACGTCGGCGCGGTGATCGCGAAAGCCGCGCACGAGGGCGGCGACCGACTGGGACTGCCGGGCCGCGTCGACCACCAGCACGACCGGAAGGCCGAGGGCGGCCGCGAGATCGGCCGTCGATCCCGCGCCGGTGGCCGCCCCGTCGAAGAGGCCCATCACCCCTTCCACCACCAGGAGATCCGCGCCGCGCGCCTGCTCGGCGGCGAGCCGATGCAGCAGGGGCCCGCGCATGGCGAAGGGATCGAGATTGACGCAGGAGCGTCCGCTCGCGGCCGTATGAAAGCCGGGATCGATATAGTCGGGCCCGGCCTTGGCGCTTGCGACCGCGAGCCCCCGAAGGCGCAGCGCGCGCAGCAGCGCGAGCGTCACCGTCGTCTTGCCGCTGCCGGAGGCCGGCGCGGCGATCACCAGACCGGGGGGCAAGCGGTCGCTCATCCGGTCTCGGAGGTTGCGCGCAGGTCCAGCGGATCGGGGTCGAGCACGCGGCCCGCCGCCGCCGCGCCGAGCCAGTCGAGCCCGGCGCGCAGCCGCACGACCTCGCCGACGCAGACGATGGCCGGCGGTTCGAGCGTCGCCGCCTTCGCGTCTTCCGCGGCCCGGCCGAGCGTCGTTTCCAGCACCTGTTGATGCGGCAGCGAGCCGTTGCACACGATGGCGACCGGCTCTTCCGGACGGCGTCCGCCCTCGATCAGCTTGCCGGTGATCAGCGCCAGATGTTTCATCGCCATATACATGACGATGACGGGCGAGCCCTTCGCCACCGCCGTCCAGTCGATGGCCGACGGCGTCAGCCCCGTCTGGTCGTGGCCGGTCAGGAAGGTGACCGCCTGATTGGTGTCGCGGTGGGTGGCGGGAATGCCGGCATAGGCGAGCCCGCCGATCCCGGCCGTGACGCCGGGGATGACGCGGAAGGACACGCCGGCGGCGACCAGCGTCAGCGCCTCCTCGCCGCCGCGCCCGAAGACGAAGGGATCGCCGCCCTTGAGCCGCAGCACGCGGTGTCCGGCGCGGGCATGTTCGATCAGCTTGAGC
It encodes the following:
- the cobI gene encoding precorrin-2 C(20)-methyltransferase → MSADPAHLPTGPSTGKPSGTLYGVGLGPGDPELMTLKAHRLISNARVIAYPAPDDGASFARSIAADAIPAQAREIPIVVPMRVARFPAKAVYDRASAEIAAELEAGEDVVVLCEGDPFFYGSFMYLFERLGGRFRAEIVPGVTSLTACAARLARPLTARNDVLTVLPGPLPDADLRARIGAAQAVAIMKVGRHLERLRRLIADMGLLAHAGYVERATLDSERVAPLAEVSADAAPYFSMILIYKGDEAWMLPPQSSS
- the cobJ gene encoding precorrin-3B C(17)-methyltransferase; protein product: MDASPAVLVLTPAAEETARRIAKAMPGATLHGLAHRVPGLDVAFAETLSHIRALYQAGTPIVGVCASGILIRALAAVIEDKRQEPPVLAVSEDGASVVPLLGGHRGANSLARQIAEVLEGHAAVTTAGDTALGVALDAPPAGWWLANLEDAKGVMARLLAGEPVRLEGDAPWLSRARLPVADEADLTIAVTETRRAGGSGTLVYHPRRLALGVGCARGCPAEELITLVRDTLADANVAEGAVALVATLDLKADEPAVHALAETLGVPVRVFPAARLEEERPRLANPSEVVFAEVGCHGVSEGAALAAAGPDGALLVEKRKSANATVAVARAADPLSPTGIGRARGRLSVIGIGPGRDDWRTPQASRLLAEADEVVGYSLYLDLVAPLIQGKSRHSFPLGAEEERVRFALERAGEGRSVALVSSGDAGIYAMGALVYELLDRAVGEGGVSDAARRIEVVNAPGISALQAVSALIGAPLGHDFCTISLSDLLTPWEAIEQRLEAAARGDFVIAFYNPVSKRRRTQLAAAREILLAHRPADTPVVLGVNLGRPGESVRVTTLEALTVDEVDMLTTVLVGSSASRAVMTGAGTPFVYTPRGYAKRIEEKL
- the cobM gene encoding precorrin-4 C(11)-methyltransferase, with product MTVHFIGAGPGDPDLITVRGLKLIQSCPVCLYAGSLVPEAVVAAAPEGARVVDTAPLTLDEIMAEIVAAQEKGQDVARVHSGDPSLYGAIAEQIRRLKALDIPFDVTPGVPAFAAAAAALGRELTVPEIAQTVILTRTAMKSSAMPEGEDLETLGRTGATLAIHLSIRNLREIERQLTPLYGADCPVVVAYRVGWPDQTFLHGTLADIREKVREAKLTRTALIFVGRALDPDQDFRDSALYDADHVHVLRPKRKAPA
- a CDS encoding methyltransferase domain-containing protein — translated: MSPENPLLVRAISLGGDKGRITEFYGEWAKDYDADMIETIGYVGHVVTAEALAPLVSDKAEILDAGCGTGLVALELKKRNATLQIDGLDLTQGMLDEAAETGAYRRLMTGDLMGRLDIPDDSYDGIVSAGVFTNGHVGPGGLDEVIRIARPGAPIVLTVRDTAWEADGFDSYISKLDADGRIRIRAITHSPYHGNEGIFCRLCVLEAA
- a CDS encoding class I SAM-dependent methyltransferase translates to METDNPLLKRAYALGGDRKEIRSLYADWAESYDTDTLDGMGYVAPALAAKMLAERLDAAGTVLDAGCGTGLVGLELSRQGDVDVDIDGVDLSAGMLEQAEEKRVYRKLAEADLTKPLDIADDTYDGVVSVGVFTSGHVGPQAIDELARVARPGAPVVVTVHEKVWDKDGYADHLAAMEKAGRVKVLSTDEAPYHEKAGYRCRLCVLQAA
- a CDS encoding cobyrinate a,c-diamide synthase: MSDRLPPGLVIAAPASGSGKTTVTLALLRALRLRGLAVASAKAGPDYIDPGFHTAASGRSCVNLDPFAMRGPLLHRLAAEQARGADLLVVEGVMGLFDGAATGAGSTADLAAALGLPVVLVVDAARQSQSVAALVRGFRDHRADVTVAGVLLNRVGSARHRAMLTDALSEIDMPVVGALPRDAGLARPDRHLGLVQAGEHGDLDAFLDGAAKKLAAHCDLDRLRALARPLRAGPARGSDEAAPLPPPGQRIAVAHDVAFAFAYPHLLDGWRTQGAELLPFSPLADEAPAPDCDAIYLPGGYPELHAGRIAGAAAFVSGVRAAAARGALIYGECGGYMVLGDALTDADGTAHAMLGLLPLETSFAERRRHLGYRRLHAFAGAPWRGALTGHEFHYATTRFEGAGQRLFEVRDAGGKRLGDMGLRVGRVMGSFMHVIDRA
- the cobA gene encoding uroporphyrinogen-III C-methyltransferase produces the protein MTDVPPLTLEALAPPTIALPEFSPGTVWLAGAGPGDPGLLTLHVLNGLRQADVIVYDALVDERILELAKPGARIDYAGKRGGKPSPKQRDISLKLIEHARAGHRVLRLKGGDPFVFGRGGEEALTLVAAGVSFRVIPGVTAGIGGLAYAGIPATHRDTNQAVTFLTGHDQTGLTPSAIDWTAVAKGSPVIVMYMAMKHLALITGKLIEGGRRPEEPVAIVCNGSLPHQQVLETTLGRAAEDAKAATLEPPAIVCVGEVVRLRAGLDWLGAAAAGRVLDPDPLDLRATSETG